The Methanohalophilus portucalensis genome window below encodes:
- a CDS encoding TolB family protein — protein sequence MSMKYILCFTTMVLFFIASPCNADENTFAIENSTNTFAPYWSPDGTYIAYSSSTGNSLENLSGCLSREGGMDKEKLTSENESGGFFFDPWSPEGDLLLYISNLTGNYELWTMHPDGSGKKKLTEGVFLENYLLGLRGWEADWGPDGSKIVYVSASSENGDIWDMVEKEDGTKQRMLNKSNICKDSDIWIINSDGSENIRLTDSNGPYLEPQWQPEGNIIAYVSNNPETEGIWIMESDGSEKSRIFEGKAYDIAWSPEGDEIAYVKTNNNHTTSLWVMNADGSNQRKITNDSGYYKAHSFPVWSPDADKIVFNYGDIGEYGIWITDHKGNEKLQIGRGFMPQWSPEGNKIAYTSAKNKRRSISMIELDDKSLPDSTKMPEKSPSFGLLESIIMLYALFIMHKK from the coding sequence ATGAGTATGAAATATATTCTTTGTTTCACCACCATGGTATTATTTTTTATTGCAAGTCCCTGTAATGCAGACGAGAATACATTTGCAATTGAAAATTCCACAAACACTTTTGCTCCGTACTGGTCACCCGATGGGACCTATATCGCCTATTCTTCAAGCACAGGTAATTCACTGGAAAATCTAAGTGGCTGCTTATCAAGAGAAGGTGGAATGGATAAAGAAAAACTAACTTCTGAAAATGAAAGCGGAGGTTTTTTCTTTGACCCCTGGTCTCCTGAAGGAGATCTGTTACTCTATATATCAAATCTGACAGGGAACTATGAATTATGGACGATGCATCCAGACGGTTCTGGCAAAAAGAAACTAACTGAAGGAGTCTTTCTGGAAAACTACCTGCTGGGCCTGAGGGGATGGGAAGCCGACTGGGGTCCTGACGGCTCTAAAATTGTTTATGTATCTGCATCTTCTGAAAACGGTGATATATGGGATATGGTAGAAAAAGAAGATGGGACAAAACAACGAATGTTGAATAAATCAAATATCTGCAAGGACTCAGATATATGGATAATAAACTCCGATGGTAGCGAAAATATTAGACTCACTGATAGCAATGGCCCCTATCTTGAACCACAATGGCAACCAGAAGGGAACATCATTGCTTACGTTTCGAATAATCCGGAAACTGAAGGCATCTGGATTATGGAAAGTGACGGTTCAGAAAAATCCCGGATTTTCGAAGGAAAAGCATATGACATTGCCTGGTCGCCGGAGGGGGATGAAATTGCATATGTTAAAACGAATAATAATCACACTACAAGCTTGTGGGTTATGAATGCTGATGGTAGCAATCAAAGAAAAATAACCAACGATTCAGGATACTACAAGGCCCATTCATTTCCTGTATGGTCACCTGACGCAGATAAAATCGTATTTAATTACGGAGATATCGGAGAGTACGGAATATGGATAACTGACCATAAAGGAAATGAAAAACTGCAAATCGGGAGAGGGTTTATGCCACAGTGGTCACCGGAAGGAAACAAAATTGCTTATACATCAGCAAAAAACAAAAGACGTTCGATTTCAATGATAGAACTGGATGATAAAAGCCTTCCCGATAGTACAAAGATGCCGGAAAAATCACCTTCATTCGGGCTTTTGGAAAGCATAATTATGCTGTATGCACTTTTCATCATGCATAAAAAATAA
- a CDS encoding sensor histidine kinase: MTPYALILLVSTIISAFVALTVWYRRTSTGGNTLFLLMLAIIEWQLCGAFESIVTSLPAKIFWSKVCYIGSLTAPLLLFVFAIQYTKMEKWLTRKNIALLCTIPAFIFILTLTNEWHNLIWTSYTPAPAPAFNTIIYGHGPGFWIMIAYNYLILLVATLILLFSGKSSRKIYRQQLELIIIALVFPWAGNILYLLDIGPFPGQDLTIIGFTLTGLILSFNLHQFKFLDLVPMARDQLMEKMNDGIIVVDNKERIVDINPAAKKIFSNKTENFLGKDIGQLFPDPNNTIKRNDLFGNVSREQEIWRNGLKSTYNINITPLDDKQGNPFGKLILLHNISELKKTEEILRESEEKYRAIVNNTHEMVYIYCGERFLFVNDRICEITGYTREEIDNMKVLDLVHPEEKEKIREIMQRRADCKDAPATLETCIVTKNGEKRQVEIAISSIKYESQCAALGSARDITERKENENVLVQAKMKAEESDRTKSEFMTTMSHELRTPLNSIIGFSQMLLEVPGSELTNAQNKYASNILKSGENLLHLINDILDISRVEAGKKEVEAEYFDMQKALNDVKMLIKPLASKKNIEVIVDCENANNLLYADIIMFKQVMYNLLNNAIKFTAEKGKISVTAKSEEKKASISVKDNGIGIPEDKKEMIFEPFKQIYSAKNRRYEGTGLGLALVRNYVEMHGGNVRVESEEGKGSTFIFTIPQQDIPGK; encoded by the coding sequence ATGACTCCCTATGCTCTAATATTATTAGTATCAACGATTATATCCGCTTTTGTAGCATTGACAGTATGGTATAGACGTACCTCCACAGGAGGAAACACCCTTTTTCTTCTGATGCTTGCAATTATAGAATGGCAGCTTTGCGGAGCATTTGAATCAATTGTTACAAGTTTACCTGCAAAAATCTTCTGGTCAAAGGTTTGTTACATAGGATCACTGACAGCACCATTATTACTTTTTGTTTTTGCAATTCAATATACAAAAATGGAAAAATGGCTTACCAGAAAAAATATTGCTTTGCTTTGTACGATACCAGCTTTCATATTCATCCTTACATTAACTAACGAGTGGCATAACCTGATATGGACAAGTTATACACCTGCACCGGCACCTGCATTCAATACTATTATTTATGGTCATGGACCGGGATTCTGGATAATGATAGCATACAACTACCTGATATTGCTCGTTGCCACACTGATATTATTGTTTTCAGGAAAATCTTCCAGAAAAATATATCGTCAGCAGTTAGAATTGATTATCATTGCACTTGTATTTCCGTGGGCAGGAAACATATTATACCTATTAGACATAGGCCCTTTCCCTGGACAGGACCTTACAATAATAGGATTTACCCTTACAGGACTTATTCTTTCATTCAACCTTCACCAATTCAAATTCCTCGACCTGGTTCCTATGGCTCGTGACCAGTTAATGGAAAAGATGAATGACGGAATCATAGTTGTTGACAATAAAGAACGTATAGTGGACATAAATCCTGCAGCAAAAAAGATATTCAGCAACAAAACAGAAAATTTTCTCGGCAAAGATATAGGACAACTGTTTCCCGACCCGAACAACACAATAAAGAGAAATGATCTTTTCGGGAATGTATCCAGAGAGCAGGAGATATGGAGAAATGGATTGAAAAGCACCTATAATATCAATATTACTCCACTTGACGACAAACAGGGAAACCCTTTCGGTAAACTTATTCTGTTACACAATATTTCGGAACTGAAAAAAACAGAAGAAATACTGCGTGAAAGTGAGGAAAAATATCGTGCAATTGTAAACAATACCCATGAGATGGTCTACATCTATTGCGGAGAACGGTTTCTGTTTGTAAATGATAGAATCTGCGAAATTACAGGTTATACAAGAGAGGAAATCGACAATATGAAAGTGCTTGACCTGGTGCACCCTGAGGAAAAGGAAAAAATCAGGGAAATCATGCAAAGAAGAGCTGACTGCAAGGATGCACCTGCAACTCTTGAAACCTGTATAGTTACTAAAAACGGTGAAAAAAGACAGGTAGAAATTGCAATAAGCAGTATCAAATATGAAAGCCAGTGTGCAGCACTTGGCTCAGCCAGGGATATTACTGAAAGGAAAGAAAACGAAAATGTCCTCGTACAGGCAAAAATGAAAGCAGAAGAATCAGACCGCACTAAATCCGAGTTTATGACTACCATGAGCCATGAACTAAGAACTCCCCTGAATTCAATTATCGGTTTTTCTCAAATGCTTCTTGAAGTTCCCGGTAGTGAACTTACCAATGCCCAAAACAAATATGCATCGAACATCTTAAAAAGTGGAGAAAATCTATTACACCTCATCAATGACATATTGGATATTTCAAGAGTTGAAGCAGGTAAAAAAGAAGTTGAAGCAGAATATTTTGACATGCAAAAAGCACTCAATGACGTGAAAATGCTAATAAAACCCCTCGCCTCAAAGAAAAACATAGAAGTCATTGTTGATTGTGAAAATGCAAATAATTTACTCTACGCAGACATAATTATGTTCAAACAAGTCATGTACAATCTTCTCAACAATGCAATCAAATTCACTGCAGAAAAAGGAAAAATATCTGTCACAGCCAAATCCGAAGAAAAAAAGGCAAGTATATCGGTAAAAGATAATGGAATTGGCATACCTGAAGATAAAAAAGAAATGATCTTTGAACCATTCAAGCAAATTTATTCTGCAAAAAACAGAAGATATGAAGGTACAGGCCTGGGTTTGGCTCTTGTAAGAAATTACGTGGAAATGCATGGAGGAAACGTGCGGGTTGAAAGTGAAGAAGGAAAAGGTAGCACGTTTATATTTACAATTCCACAACAGGATATTCCCGGTAAATAA
- a CDS encoding DUF21 domain-containing protein: MEIITWILLLFFVSQSAMFSGLTIGLFGLSRLGLETEAESGNKDARKILDIRRDSNYLLTTLLWGNVAVNVLIALLTGSIMGGTAAFVFSTVIITCFGEIMPQAYFTRKALKAGAYLTPLVKMYQLILYPFAKPSAIMLDWWLGKEEIMFFKERSLKKVLQRHIQSTRSDIGSVEGQGALNFLTMDDTKITKEGNPIDPKSIISLPTKNRKPVFPELKQTLEDPFLKKISESGKKWIIITDPEGNPIRTLNSDDLLRDLAYGNITLDPEDYCHRPVIVMSPKTRLEEVIPKLRLYPEHYKGDIIDQDVIIYWTDEEKRIMTGSDILSRLLRGVVRRVETTF; this comes from the coding sequence ATGGAAATCATAACATGGATTCTACTTTTATTTTTTGTCAGTCAATCGGCAATGTTTTCCGGCCTTACCATTGGACTTTTCGGATTGAGCAGGCTGGGATTGGAAACTGAAGCCGAGTCTGGCAATAAGGATGCAAGAAAAATACTAGATATCCGAAGGGATTCCAACTATCTTTTAACAACTTTATTATGGGGAAACGTTGCCGTAAATGTTCTTATTGCCCTGCTTACAGGTTCAATAATGGGTGGTACTGCTGCATTTGTATTCTCCACTGTAATAATAACCTGTTTTGGTGAGATTATGCCCCAGGCATATTTCACCAGAAAAGCCCTGAAAGCCGGAGCATATTTAACTCCATTAGTCAAGATGTATCAATTAATCCTTTATCCTTTTGCAAAACCTTCGGCAATAATGCTTGACTGGTGGCTGGGAAAAGAAGAAATAATGTTCTTCAAAGAGAGGTCCCTTAAAAAAGTCCTCCAGAGACACATACAATCCACAAGATCAGACATAGGAAGTGTAGAGGGACAGGGAGCTCTTAATTTTTTGACAATGGATGATACAAAGATCACAAAGGAAGGCAACCCAATTGACCCAAAAAGTATCATATCCCTTCCTACAAAAAACAGGAAACCGGTGTTCCCCGAACTTAAACAAACCCTTGAAGATCCTTTCCTCAAAAAAATCAGCGAATCCGGTAAAAAATGGATTATTATCACGGACCCAGAGGGAAATCCCATACGTACACTTAACAGTGATGACCTTTTGAGAGATTTAGCCTACGGTAACATAACCCTTGATCCTGAAGATTATTGTCACAGGCCGGTTATTGTAATGTCACCAAAGACCAGGCTAGAAGAAGTAATTCCAAAACTAAGGCTGTATCCTGAGCATTATAAAGGAGATATTATTGACCAGGACGTGATAATCTACTGGACAGATGAAGAAAAAAGAATCATGACGGGGTCAGACATTCTTTCCAGGCTTCTCAGAGGAGTTGTAAGAAGAGTGGAGACAACATTCTGA
- a CDS encoding DUF378 domain-containing protein → MTEKTPLDWIAIALVVIGGLNWGLFGISQDYNLVELIFGYSAIARVVYILVGLAALYMIYFASKDHQ, encoded by the coding sequence ATGACCGAGAAAACACCATTAGACTGGATAGCAATTGCTCTTGTAGTAATTGGAGGCTTGAATTGGGGATTGTTTGGTATATCACAGGACTATAACCTGGTAGAACTTATCTTTGGATATAGTGCAATCGCACGGGTAGTCTACATTCTTGTAGGACTGGCAGCCCTGTATATGATATACTTTGCAAGCAAGGACCACCAGTAA
- the uvrA gene encoding excinuclease ABC subunit UvrA translates to MSLKNIMIKGAKEHNLKNIDVVLPRDKLIVITGLSGSGKSSLAFDTIYAEGQRRYVESLSSYARQFLGQMEKPDVEYIEGLSPAISIEQKTTSKNPRSTVGTVTEIYDYLRLLFARIGARHCPDCGRAIEPQSVDQIVDNIMKFPAKSKLHILAPVVRERKGEYRKLLADILSDGYSRARVDGEIIRLDEADSLELGRYNKHNIEIVVDRLSIKEGIEERLSDSVEQALARSGGIVIADVVDGDEFVFSEKLACPHCGTGFEELEPAMFSFNSPQGACDVCHGLGTSMEFDPDLIIPDRSLSLNEGAVEPWGTRKDGYYMQSLQSLADHFGFSMDAPFEDLEPQYQNMILYGTATKVPMVHTGKGGGIWKRNSRFKGVIAAISKIYNRTDSENTKDRLKRYISTKPCPSCEGERLKPASLSVFIDGFNIIQTTHMSIEDCLHFFEKLELHLDQREFTIARLILKEIKSRLGFLVDVGLDYLTLSRSASTLSGGEAQRIRLATQIGSSLMGVLYILDEPSIGLHQRDNLRLINTLKHLRDIGNTVIVVEHDEETIMSADHVVDMGPGAGIHGGGLVAEGTPVEIMQNPDSLTGKYLERKLKISVPSQRRTPEGFIKLIGAGENNLKEIDVEFPLSVMICVTGVSGSGKSTLINETLNKVLARKLNRARERTGKYSTIEGLENVDKVITIDQSPIGRTPRSNPATYTNLFTPIRELFAQTKLSKSRGYKPGRFSFNVRGGRCETCGGEGIITIEMHFLPDVYVPCEVCHGKRYNRETLEVTYKDKSIADVLDMTVEEALGFFANVPKIKRKLQTLFDVGLGYIKLGQSSTTLSGGEAQRVKLATELSKRSTGKTVYILDEPTTGLHFDDVRKLLEVLQRLVEGGNTVIVIEHNLDVIKVADWIIDLGPEGGEGGGLVVAEGVPENVAKVEGSYTGEFLKNILS, encoded by the coding sequence ATGTCTCTCAAAAATATAATGATAAAGGGTGCCAAAGAGCACAACTTAAAGAATATTGATGTAGTGTTGCCGAGGGATAAATTAATCGTAATTACGGGTTTAAGTGGCTCGGGCAAGTCATCTCTTGCTTTTGATACGATCTATGCCGAAGGCCAGCGTCGCTATGTTGAATCGCTTTCATCATATGCCCGGCAATTCCTGGGGCAGATGGAAAAACCCGATGTGGAATACATTGAAGGTCTCTCTCCTGCCATTTCAATCGAACAGAAAACCACCAGCAAGAATCCCCGCTCCACCGTGGGTACCGTTACCGAGATATACGATTACCTGAGATTGCTGTTTGCCCGTATAGGGGCTCGCCACTGTCCGGATTGTGGGCGTGCCATCGAACCCCAGAGTGTTGACCAGATTGTGGACAACATAATGAAATTCCCTGCAAAAAGCAAACTTCATATCCTGGCGCCTGTTGTCCGGGAGCGTAAAGGTGAATACAGGAAGCTGCTTGCTGATATACTTTCTGACGGTTATTCCCGTGCACGTGTGGATGGGGAGATTATCCGGCTCGATGAAGCTGATTCCCTGGAACTGGGGCGCTACAATAAACATAACATAGAGATTGTGGTTGACAGGCTTTCCATCAAAGAAGGAATTGAAGAGCGTCTCTCTGATTCTGTGGAACAGGCCCTTGCCAGAAGTGGCGGGATTGTTATAGCTGATGTTGTGGATGGCGATGAATTCGTATTTAGCGAAAAACTTGCCTGTCCACACTGTGGAACTGGATTTGAAGAACTGGAACCTGCCATGTTTTCCTTTAACAGCCCACAGGGAGCATGTGATGTATGTCATGGCCTGGGTACTTCAATGGAATTCGATCCTGACCTGATAATTCCTGACAGGTCTCTGTCTCTCAATGAAGGAGCAGTTGAACCGTGGGGTACGAGAAAAGATGGCTATTACATGCAGTCTCTCCAGTCTCTTGCTGATCATTTCGGATTTTCTATGGATGCTCCTTTTGAAGATCTGGAGCCACAGTACCAGAATATGATTCTCTATGGCACGGCCACCAAAGTCCCGATGGTCCATACCGGTAAAGGTGGAGGGATCTGGAAACGCAACAGTCGTTTTAAAGGTGTTATTGCTGCCATTTCCAAGATATACAATCGTACAGATTCAGAAAATACCAAGGACCGGCTAAAACGGTATATAAGCACCAAACCATGTCCGTCCTGTGAAGGTGAAAGGCTCAAACCAGCCAGTCTGTCTGTTTTCATAGACGGGTTCAATATAATCCAGACAACTCATATGTCAATTGAGGATTGTCTTCACTTCTTTGAAAAACTGGAACTTCATTTGGACCAGCGGGAATTTACCATAGCCCGCCTGATATTGAAGGAAATTAAATCCAGGCTGGGCTTTTTGGTTGATGTGGGTCTGGATTATCTTACTTTGAGTCGTTCAGCATCTACTCTTTCCGGAGGGGAAGCCCAGCGTATCCGTCTTGCCACCCAGATAGGCTCCAGTTTGATGGGGGTACTGTACATTCTGGATGAACCGAGTATTGGTTTGCATCAGCGGGATAATCTCAGGCTTATCAACACTCTCAAACACTTACGTGATATCGGTAACACCGTTATTGTTGTGGAGCATGATGAAGAAACAATAATGAGTGCCGATCATGTTGTGGATATGGGGCCCGGCGCCGGTATTCATGGGGGTGGTCTGGTAGCGGAGGGAACTCCTGTGGAAATTATGCAAAACCCGGATTCTCTCACAGGGAAATACCTTGAGAGGAAACTAAAGATTTCGGTTCCGTCGCAAAGGCGTACTCCTGAGGGTTTCATAAAATTGATAGGAGCTGGTGAAAACAATCTCAAGGAAATTGATGTGGAATTTCCTCTTTCTGTAATGATATGTGTAACCGGGGTTTCAGGATCAGGTAAAAGTACACTTATCAATGAAACCCTGAATAAAGTGTTAGCCCGCAAACTCAATCGTGCCAGGGAGAGAACCGGCAAATATTCCACTATTGAAGGTCTTGAAAATGTTGACAAGGTAATTACAATAGACCAGTCTCCCATTGGCAGGACTCCCAGGTCCAATCCGGCTACCTATACCAATCTCTTCACACCCATACGTGAATTATTTGCCCAGACAAAACTTTCCAAGTCCCGCGGCTATAAACCCGGTCGTTTCAGTTTCAATGTACGTGGAGGCCGTTGTGAGACCTGTGGCGGGGAGGGAATAATCACCATTGAAATGCACTTTTTGCCCGATGTTTATGTGCCCTGTGAGGTCTGTCATGGCAAAAGGTACAACAGGGAAACCCTTGAGGTAACTTATAAGGATAAAAGCATAGCCGATGTACTGGATATGACCGTGGAAGAGGCTCTTGGTTTTTTTGCAAACGTTCCAAAAATAAAACGTAAATTACAGACGCTTTTTGACGTTGGTCTGGGCTACATCAAACTTGGCCAGTCTTCAACCACGCTTTCCGGAGGAGAAGCCCAGCGTGTCAAACTTGCTACTGAACTGAGTAAACGCTCTACCGGTAAAACGGTCTATATCCTTGATGAACCAACCACGGGGTTGCATTTTGATGATGTCAGGAAGTTACTTGAAGTACTCCAGCGCCTCGTTGAGGGGGGAAATACAGTAATTGTTATAGAGCACAATCTGGATGTTATCAAGGTTGCAGATTGGATTATTGACCTTGGTCCTGAAGGTGGAGAAGGTGGAGGACTTGTTGTTGCAGAAGGGGTTCCTGAAAATGTGGCAAAGGTTGAAGGTTCCTATACCGGTGAATTTTTGAAAAACATTCTCTCCTGA
- the purB gene encoding adenylosuccinate lyase yields MAIHPIEYRYGTEEMKHVWSEENRLKCIMKAEAALAKAEADVGLIPEDAAKIIEQSIENVELKRVKEIEDEINHDMMAIVLAISEKCEENASKWVHFGATSNDMLDTATGLQIKDAIEVMEPKIRQLLEVLLRQAEEHKETVCAGRTHGQIGVPTTYGLRFAIWASEIGRHIERLEQLKPRVEVGQMTGAVGTQAAFGEKGIEIQKKAMEYLGITGVDVSNQIIQRDRHAEFVMWMANVVTTLDKIGVELRTLQRSELAEVEESFGKKQVGSSTMPHKRNPIKSEQICGLARIVRSMVEPELMNNTLWDERDLTNSSCERVVFPETCVLTDHILKLGIRVTDNLRFYPENIKRNLELLKGLNMGEAVMIELAKRGVGRQEAHEIVRTAAMQAHESGKHLRETLLANKEVSGYLNEEDVEKLVDPYRYTGTAVKQVEITVEKLRKQYL; encoded by the coding sequence ATGGCCATCCACCCTATAGAATACCGATATGGTACCGAGGAAATGAAACATGTCTGGAGTGAGGAGAATCGCTTAAAATGCATCATGAAAGCAGAGGCAGCCCTTGCAAAGGCAGAAGCTGATGTTGGATTAATCCCTGAAGATGCTGCAAAAATAATAGAACAAAGCATTGAAAATGTAGAACTCAAAAGGGTCAAAGAAATCGAAGATGAGATCAATCATGACATGATGGCAATTGTGCTTGCCATCTCGGAAAAATGTGAAGAAAATGCCAGTAAATGGGTACATTTCGGTGCAACATCAAACGATATGCTGGATACAGCCACCGGTCTACAGATAAAAGACGCCATTGAAGTAATGGAACCAAAGATCAGACAACTACTGGAAGTGCTCTTGCGTCAAGCTGAGGAACACAAAGAAACTGTATGTGCAGGCAGAACCCATGGACAGATCGGTGTACCAACAACTTACGGCCTGCGTTTTGCAATCTGGGCATCTGAGATTGGCAGGCATATCGAAAGACTAGAACAGCTCAAGCCCCGGGTAGAAGTAGGCCAAATGACAGGGGCTGTCGGCACTCAGGCGGCTTTTGGTGAGAAAGGTATTGAAATCCAGAAAAAAGCGATGGAATACCTTGGGATAACAGGTGTGGATGTCTCCAACCAGATTATCCAGAGGGACCGTCATGCGGAATTTGTCATGTGGATGGCAAATGTCGTAACAACACTGGATAAAATTGGTGTTGAATTACGAACACTGCAGAGAAGTGAACTTGCAGAAGTAGAAGAAAGTTTCGGCAAAAAACAGGTAGGTTCCTCTACAATGCCCCATAAACGCAACCCCATCAAATCCGAACAGATCTGCGGGCTTGCAAGAATTGTACGCTCCATGGTTGAACCTGAACTTATGAATAATACATTATGGGACGAGAGGGATCTTACAAACTCTTCATGTGAAAGGGTTGTTTTCCCGGAAACGTGTGTGCTGACCGATCACATCCTGAAACTAGGCATCAGGGTGACCGATAATCTGCGCTTCTATCCGGAAAACATAAAGCGTAACCTCGAATTGCTCAAAGGACTTAATATGGGCGAAGCGGTCATGATAGAACTTGCAAAAAGAGGTGTCGGGAGACAAGAAGCCCATGAGATAGTACGTACAGCTGCCATGCAGGCCCACGAAAGCGGAAAACACCTGCGTGAAACTTTACTCGCAAATAAAGAAGTATCCGGCTATCTTAATGAAGAGGATGTCGAGAAACTTGTTGATCCTTACCGATATACCGGTACCGCAGTTAAGCAAGTTGAAATTACAGTTGAAAAATTAAGAAAACAATACCTGTGA
- a CDS encoding FTR1 family iron permease, giving the protein MLESFMITFREGLEALLIVGVILGYLVQTNRVYVNKYVYAGVGLGILGSLLAAVTFNILAIEFEGRNEALFEGVVMLLAALVLTSMIIWMLKESSNISANIRKNVDSKTEYGLMGLAFVSVFREGIETVLFMGAAAMNTETSTVLYGGLLGLATSAVIAYLVFKSSYHLNLGMFFNLTSVFLILFAAGLTAHGIHELQEAALIPVFNEHLWDINHILSENGIAGSLLKSLFGYNGNPSLLEVVSYIGYYVALGIGIKGLNSKSKTGTVQTT; this is encoded by the coding sequence ATGCTGGAAAGTTTTATGATTACATTCAGGGAAGGTCTGGAAGCTCTTTTGATTGTGGGAGTTATTCTGGGTTACCTGGTACAAACAAACAGAGTTTATGTGAATAAGTATGTATATGCCGGTGTGGGTCTTGGTATTCTTGGCAGTTTGCTGGCTGCAGTGACCTTCAACATTCTTGCAATTGAATTTGAAGGCAGGAATGAGGCACTTTTTGAAGGAGTAGTGATGTTGCTTGCAGCTCTTGTGCTCACGTCAATGATCATATGGATGCTCAAAGAAAGCAGTAATATATCGGCAAATATACGCAAGAATGTAGATTCCAAAACTGAATATGGCTTGATGGGTCTGGCTTTTGTTTCTGTATTCAGAGAAGGTATTGAAACGGTACTCTTTATGGGTGCTGCGGCAATGAACACAGAAACAAGTACCGTTCTTTACGGCGGTTTGCTGGGACTGGCCACTTCTGCGGTCATAGCGTATCTGGTATTCAAATCCTCATACCACCTGAATCTGGGTATGTTTTTCAATCTTACCAGTGTTTTCCTGATACTCTTTGCTGCAGGACTCACTGCCCATGGTATTCATGAGCTCCAGGAAGCGGCTCTCATTCCGGTATTCAATGAGCATTTGTGGGACATTAACCACATATTAAGTGAGAATGGTATTGCAGGATCATTGCTGAAGTCCTTGTTCGGGTACAATGGGAACCCTTCATTGCTGGAAGTAGTTTCATACATTGGTTACTATGTAGCACTTGGTATTGGCATAAAAGGTTTGAATTCAAAGAGTAAAACCGGTACTGTGCAGACTACATAA
- a CDS encoding FmdE family protein has product MEIEDAIKFHGHLCPGLSLGFRAAKTAEEHFKNIRSEDEELVCIVENKSCSVDAIQVVNGCTFGKGNLIYRDFGKHVYTFFNRGNDKALRLVLKPDGMKNDEEHQKLFPKIREGSATEEEKKLFKQKHEEKSHDVLKMPLEELFKIEEIEIKPPEKAVVFQTLICSECGEGMMESRARVMNGNYYCLPCFEKYDI; this is encoded by the coding sequence ATGGAAATTGAAGACGCAATAAAGTTCCACGGCCATCTTTGTCCCGGATTATCTCTGGGGTTCAGGGCTGCAAAAACAGCAGAGGAACATTTCAAAAATATAAGGTCAGAAGATGAAGAGCTCGTGTGCATCGTTGAAAACAAGTCATGTTCTGTGGATGCCATACAGGTGGTCAATGGATGCACCTTCGGGAAAGGTAATCTGATATACCGTGATTTCGGTAAACATGTATACACTTTCTTCAATCGGGGAAATGATAAAGCTCTGCGGCTTGTGTTGAAACCTGATGGGATGAAAAATGATGAAGAACATCAGAAGCTGTTTCCAAAGATAAGGGAAGGCAGTGCTACAGAAGAGGAAAAGAAACTGTTCAAGCAAAAACATGAAGAAAAATCCCATGATGTCCTGAAAATGCCTCTTGAAGAGCTTTTCAAAATTGAGGAAATCGAAATAAAGCCACCTGAAAAGGCAGTTGTTTTCCAAACCCTCATCTGCAGCGAATGCGGCGAAGGAATGATGGAAAGCCGGGCAAGAGTTATGAACGGCAACTATTACTGCCTTCCATGTTTTGAAAAATATGATATCTGA